The Chitinophaga sp. H8 genome contains a region encoding:
- a CDS encoding SusC/RagA family TonB-linked outer membrane protein: MRITVLLLLMGLMQVSAKSVAQRINLSVQNANMQDVIEQLRKQSGYNFLYIKKEVLSRAKPVTEELIEATIEEALNKIFAVQPLIYQIKDKTVIIKPSADKPVIKVQQKSITGSVTDEKGEILIGVSILVKGTQTGTVTDAQGKYTIAANSGSVLVFRYIGYQTQEVTVGSENPINVSLLAVPGGLDEVVVIAYGTQKKETVTGAIASIRTREIKQSPAANLAVTLAGRLPGLTSIQRSGQPGRDITQLFIRGQGTINAQSPIILVDGIERDLTYIDPNEVESITILKDASSTAIFGVRGANGVILVTTKRGTSEEPEINFVAEAGAQDFPRFITPVNAYDFASLRNLALTNDGLPAEYSADALKYYKSQEDLLRYANTDWRKLLVKNYSYQQRYNLNVSGASKNTRYFVNAGYLNQGGQFNTERDLNYDPSFKLNRYNFRSNIDIQLNKNLKAFLNVAGYLEQRNSPYAVGGDNPIDWIIYFMNRMPAVVPGPLTPDGQVITYSDIDHPAYGLINRSGYTQQKRSNVLATYGMEQNLDFITKGLSVKAIVSFDARTVNNLEATRKYEKYIQIINPNLQGVDGRDSVYYRPFNNDQNTPLTIGGGRSFETLSNFQGFVNYAKTIGKHDLSGMLLYQQQNNIINNELPFKLMGMAARVTYGYNARYFLEFNAGYNGSEQFAAGQRFGFFPAVSASWLISNESFLHDNSIFNLLKLRGSFGKVGNDRIGNRRFLYLDDIQVVGGGFSGSLGNGQTINYNLLKNAQLQWEVAKKYNLGLEVGLFNQFNLVADVFYEKRDNILRNRGIIPELNGLPMEVLPPVNIGVVENKGYEIELNYKKAFSKDLSLLARINLNYATNRQIYADEPLLPQDYAYRYRETDYRIGQMFGYIVDGYFADQNDIAKSPVQNVGGHESRPGDFKYKDLNNDGVINERDIAPIGYSNVPEYQYGAAFNLTYKGLDFSVLFQGISNVSNYYSDQGVFGDKNYVARHLESWTAERAASGMPINYPRLSTQANPNERPNSFFILNASYLRLKNMEIGYTFPARWSKAIGAKRLRIYANGLNLLTWDKLPTKEFDPELTNSRVYPITRLYNWGVNFTF, translated from the coding sequence ATGAGGATAACTGTATTGCTATTGCTGATGGGGCTCATGCAGGTAAGTGCTAAAAGCGTTGCACAGCGGATCAACCTGTCGGTACAGAATGCCAATATGCAGGATGTCATTGAACAGTTGAGAAAACAAAGCGGCTACAATTTTTTGTATATTAAAAAAGAGGTGCTCAGCAGGGCTAAACCTGTTACGGAAGAGCTCATTGAGGCTACCATAGAGGAGGCCCTCAACAAGATTTTTGCCGTGCAGCCCCTGATTTATCAGATCAAGGACAAAACTGTGATCATCAAACCCTCGGCAGATAAACCGGTTATAAAGGTGCAGCAAAAAAGCATTACCGGTAGTGTAACAGATGAAAAAGGCGAAATACTGATCGGGGTATCTATTTTGGTAAAGGGAACCCAGACAGGTACCGTTACCGATGCGCAGGGAAAATATACGATTGCGGCCAACTCCGGATCTGTATTGGTGTTTAGGTATATCGGCTACCAGACGCAGGAAGTTACCGTAGGTTCGGAAAATCCAATCAATGTATCGCTGCTCGCAGTGCCCGGTGGGCTGGATGAAGTAGTCGTTATTGCTTATGGTACGCAAAAGAAAGAAACGGTTACCGGCGCAATAGCTTCCATCCGGACCAGAGAAATTAAACAAAGCCCGGCAGCCAACTTAGCCGTAACCCTGGCCGGAAGATTACCCGGCCTAACCTCCATTCAGCGGAGTGGTCAGCCAGGGCGGGATATCACGCAGCTGTTTATCAGGGGACAGGGAACAATAAATGCCCAAAGCCCGATCATCCTGGTAGATGGTATTGAACGCGACCTGACGTATATTGATCCTAATGAGGTAGAGTCTATTACCATTTTAAAGGATGCCTCCTCTACCGCCATTTTTGGGGTGAGGGGTGCCAATGGGGTTATTCTGGTGACAACAAAACGGGGTACCTCCGAAGAGCCTGAAATCAACTTTGTTGCAGAAGCCGGCGCACAAGACTTTCCACGTTTCATCACTCCGGTCAATGCCTACGACTTTGCCTCCCTGAGAAATCTCGCATTGACCAACGATGGCCTGCCTGCTGAATATTCTGCAGACGCGCTGAAATATTATAAAAGTCAGGAAGATCTCTTACGTTATGCTAATACAGACTGGCGTAAACTGCTGGTTAAAAACTATTCTTATCAGCAACGCTATAACCTGAATGTTTCGGGAGCAAGTAAAAACACCAGGTATTTTGTAAATGCCGGCTACCTGAACCAGGGCGGACAGTTCAATACTGAAAGAGATCTCAACTATGATCCAAGCTTTAAACTCAACCGCTACAATTTCAGATCTAATATTGATATTCAGCTTAACAAAAATCTGAAAGCATTTCTAAATGTGGCCGGTTACCTGGAGCAACGCAACAGTCCTTATGCTGTAGGGGGGGATAACCCGATAGACTGGATCATTTACTTTATGAACCGTATGCCTGCAGTGGTGCCAGGACCGCTTACCCCCGATGGGCAGGTTATTACCTATTCGGATATTGATCATCCTGCCTATGGCCTGATTAACCGTTCCGGTTATACCCAGCAAAAAAGAAGTAACGTATTGGCCACCTACGGTATGGAACAAAATCTTGATTTTATTACCAAAGGATTATCTGTAAAGGCGATCGTTTCATTTGATGCCCGCACCGTGAATAATCTGGAAGCTACCAGGAAATACGAAAAGTATATACAGATCATTAACCCTAACCTGCAGGGAGTTGATGGCAGGGACAGTGTTTATTACCGGCCATTCAACAATGACCAGAATACCCCTTTAACTATTGGCGGCGGACGAAGCTTTGAAACGCTCTCTAATTTTCAGGGGTTTGTAAATTATGCCAAAACTATCGGTAAGCACGATTTGTCGGGTATGTTACTGTACCAGCAACAAAATAATATTATCAATAACGAATTGCCCTTCAAATTAATGGGGATGGCTGCCCGTGTTACTTATGGCTATAATGCCAGGTATTTCCTGGAATTTAATGCAGGGTACAATGGTTCAGAACAGTTTGCAGCAGGACAGCGTTTTGGATTCTTTCCAGCCGTTTCTGCCAGTTGGCTCATTTCTAATGAATCCTTCCTGCATGACAATTCAATATTCAATTTGCTGAAATTGAGAGGTTCTTTTGGTAAAGTGGGCAACGACCGTATCGGCAACCGGAGGTTCTTATACCTCGATGATATCCAGGTGGTAGGTGGTGGCTTTTCCGGAAGCCTGGGCAATGGACAGACCATCAATTATAACCTCCTGAAAAATGCGCAGTTACAATGGGAGGTGGCCAAAAAATATAACCTGGGTTTAGAAGTTGGTTTATTTAACCAGTTTAACCTGGTGGCTGATGTGTTTTATGAGAAGAGAGATAATATCCTGCGCAACAGAGGTATCATCCCTGAACTCAATGGCCTTCCAATGGAGGTATTGCCACCAGTCAATATTGGTGTGGTAGAAAACAAAGGATATGAAATAGAACTGAATTACAAAAAAGCCTTTAGCAAAGACCTGTCATTGCTGGCCCGTATCAACCTGAACTATGCAACGAACCGCCAAATTTATGCGGATGAGCCTTTGCTGCCGCAAGACTACGCCTACCGGTACAGAGAAACTGACTACCGGATCGGGCAGATGTTCGGGTACATTGTAGACGGGTATTTCGCTGATCAGAACGACATCGCCAAATCTCCGGTACAAAATGTGGGCGGACATGAATCCAGGCCCGGTGACTTTAAATACAAAGACCTGAACAATGATGGTGTTATCAACGAACGCGATATAGCTCCTATCGGCTATTCCAACGTTCCGGAATACCAATATGGTGCGGCGTTTAACCTGACCTACAAAGGATTGGATTTTAGCGTCCTGTTCCAGGGCATTTCAAATGTTTCCAACTACTACAGCGATCAGGGTGTTTTTGGGGATAAAAATTATGTAGCCAGGCACCTGGAAAGCTGGACTGCAGAACGTGCTGCCAGCGGAATGCCTATCAATTATCCCCGCCTTTCTACACAGGCTAATCCTAATGAAAGGCCAAATTCTTTTTTTATTCTCAACGCAAGCTACCTGCGCTTAAAAAATATGGAAATAGGCTACACTTTCCCTGCCAGATGGAGCAAGGCAATCGGCGCAAAACGTTTGCGTATTTACGCCAACGGTCTCAATCTCCTTACCTGGGATAAACTACCTACCAAAGAGTTTGATCCGGAGCTGACAAACAGTCGCGTTTACCCGATTACAAGGCTCTATAATTGGGGCGTAAACTTCACATTTTAA
- a CDS encoding FecR domain-containing protein — protein sequence MEPNRIILLYQKIKRKTASEEEQREFDQLLQDEQAEEALKMYWDQQWPEVLAEDKSALQIRNEQEILHNILAQRVLPDSKASHKKSSTYKYLAAAASILLIVATGLFFFLQRNTLPQHQADTAYTIVPGKNSATLTLANGKKIFLSDAANGELAKEAGVKISKSAGGQIIYEIIGGAAGNTDQWNALSTSNGETYRIRLPDQSEVWLNSASTLKYPVSFANRANRKVELIGEAYFEIAKDMKHPFIVESKAQQIAVLGTHFNVNAYDNEDHTKTTLIEGSVKVQSLSSTQTPAQVILKPGQQAILTNQVFSVQQADIEEAIAWKMGFFKFRDENIQSIMRKVARWYNVEVVYKGEIPQSGLEGTVSRYQDITRLLDMLQSTGLVKFKVSQNKIIVSQ from the coding sequence ATGGAACCAAATAGAATTATACTGCTATACCAAAAAATCAAACGAAAAACCGCTTCTGAAGAAGAACAGCGGGAGTTTGACCAGTTGTTACAAGATGAACAGGCGGAAGAAGCCCTTAAAATGTATTGGGACCAGCAATGGCCCGAAGTGTTGGCGGAAGATAAGTCTGCTTTACAGATCCGTAATGAACAGGAAATCCTCCATAACATCCTTGCCCAGCGTGTACTTCCTGATAGCAAAGCAAGCCATAAAAAATCCAGTACCTATAAATACCTGGCTGCTGCAGCCAGCATCCTGCTCATCGTAGCTACGGGGCTATTCTTTTTCCTGCAGCGTAATACCTTGCCACAACATCAGGCTGATACAGCCTATACCATTGTACCCGGAAAAAATAGTGCTACGCTTACCCTCGCCAATGGGAAAAAAATCTTCCTTTCTGATGCTGCAAATGGCGAGCTGGCAAAAGAGGCTGGTGTAAAGATCTCAAAATCTGCCGGTGGGCAAATCATTTACGAAATTATAGGGGGGGCAGCGGGTAACACCGATCAATGGAATGCCCTTTCTACCTCAAATGGAGAAACTTATCGGATACGGTTACCCGATCAGAGTGAGGTTTGGCTTAATTCGGCTTCTACGCTTAAGTATCCGGTAAGCTTTGCCAATCGCGCCAATAGAAAGGTGGAGCTGATCGGAGAGGCGTATTTTGAGATTGCAAAAGATATGAAACACCCTTTTATTGTAGAAAGTAAAGCACAGCAGATCGCGGTTTTAGGTACGCATTTTAATGTGAATGCTTATGACAATGAAGACCATACAAAAACAACATTAATAGAAGGCAGTGTAAAGGTGCAAAGCCTCAGCTCAACCCAAACCCCGGCACAGGTGATCCTAAAGCCCGGACAACAAGCTATTTTGACCAATCAGGTGTTCAGTGTGCAGCAGGCAGACATCGAGGAAGCCATCGCCTGGAAAATGGGCTTCTTTAAATTCAGGGACGAAAATATCCAGAGCATCATGCGCAAAGTAGCACGCTGGTACAACGTAGAGGTAGTATACAAAGGAGAAATTCCACAAAGCGGATTAGAAGGTACCGTTTCACGTTATCAGGACATCACCCGGTTATTAGACATGTTACAATCTACCGGACTGGTAAAATTCAAGGTCAGCCAAAACAAAATTATAGTCAGCCAGTAA
- a CDS encoding ABC1 kinase family protein — MKEQSNIPTTKVERAGRFVTTGLKVGTNYIKHYTRKLMDPSINKDALHEDNAADIYDTLSSLKGSALKVAQMLSMDKGMLPKAYSDKFAMSQYSAPPLSGPLVINTFMKTLGQSPTQLYDKFELKAANAASIGQVHKAWKWGNPLAVKIQYPGVANSVKSDLRLVKPFAIRIVGMNEVDMDKYFDEIESKLLEETDYKLELQRSVELSGQCAHIPNLVFPGYYPALSSDRIITMDWLEGQHLKEFLLQNPSQEARNKIGQALWDFYQFQVHQLRKVHADPHPGNFLMREDGTVGIFDFGCVKEIPEHFYVNYFKLVDKEILKDEVQRREIYTNLEMIHPTDTEKEITFFSGLFQQMIDLLTLPFTQERFDFGNEAYFREIYDYMDYLYGLKEIKESKVARGSRHSLYINRTYFGLYSILSDLKADIITGPHRIADLMAEQTPATVY; from the coding sequence ATGAAGGAACAATCGAACATTCCTACCACCAAGGTAGAGAGGGCGGGACGCTTTGTTACAACCGGACTGAAAGTAGGAACCAATTATATCAAACATTATACGCGCAAACTCATGGATCCCTCCATCAACAAGGATGCATTACATGAGGACAATGCCGCCGATATATACGACACCCTGAGCAGCCTGAAAGGCAGTGCCTTAAAAGTAGCGCAGATGCTGAGCATGGATAAAGGTATGCTTCCCAAAGCTTACTCTGATAAATTCGCCATGTCGCAATACAGTGCCCCTCCCTTATCCGGCCCACTGGTAATAAATACCTTCATGAAAACACTGGGGCAATCACCTACCCAGCTGTATGATAAATTTGAACTCAAAGCCGCCAATGCTGCCTCTATTGGCCAGGTACACAAAGCCTGGAAATGGGGCAACCCACTGGCCGTAAAAATACAATACCCCGGGGTAGCCAATAGTGTGAAGTCTGATCTCCGTCTTGTAAAACCTTTTGCCATCCGCATCGTAGGTATGAATGAAGTAGATATGGACAAATACTTTGACGAGATAGAAAGTAAACTGCTGGAAGAAACAGATTACAAACTGGAGCTGCAACGTTCCGTGGAACTGTCCGGGCAGTGTGCTCATATTCCCAACCTGGTGTTTCCCGGCTATTACCCTGCCCTATCCAGTGACCGTATCATTACGATGGACTGGCTGGAGGGACAGCATCTGAAAGAATTTTTATTGCAAAACCCTTCCCAGGAAGCGCGTAACAAAATAGGTCAGGCCCTCTGGGACTTTTACCAGTTCCAGGTACACCAGCTCAGAAAAGTACATGCCGATCCGCATCCCGGTAATTTCCTGATGCGGGAAGATGGTACCGTAGGTATTTTTGACTTTGGCTGTGTGAAAGAGATCCCGGAACACTTCTATGTGAATTACTTTAAACTGGTAGACAAGGAAATACTAAAAGACGAAGTGCAACGCCGGGAGATTTATACCAACCTGGAAATGATCCATCCCACTGATACAGAAAAAGAGATCACTTTCTTTTCCGGTCTTTTTCAGCAGATGATCGACCTGCTTACCCTGCCTTTTACCCAGGAACGTTTTGATTTTGGTAATGAAGCCTATTTCCGGGAAATCTACGATTATATGGATTATCTCTATGGGTTGAAAGAAATAAAAGAATCAAAGGTAGCCCGCGGCTCCCGCCATTCTTTATACATCAACAGGACCTATTTTGGGCTGTATTCAATTTTAAGCGATCTCAAAGCGGATATTATTACCGGTCCGCACCGCATAGCTGATCTGATGGCCGAACAAACACCTGCTACCGTATACTAA
- a CDS encoding RNA polymerase sigma factor: MELLQKIALGDEHAFSLFYYRYNKTIYLFAYRILDSEALAEELMQEIMLKIWMMGDELLRIEHVGNYLRVMCRNRCYNQLRQLRREAGKNKMAAADWQEGSNETEESIFLNDARNLLEEAIARLPAQQREVYNLCQIQGLKYEEAASKLNISVLTVQSYMKIALRSVRNTMRNTMRNYTGITVILTILKLF; the protein is encoded by the coding sequence ATGGAGCTGCTTCAAAAGATAGCGCTAGGAGATGAGCATGCCTTTTCCCTGTTCTATTATAGGTACAACAAAACAATTTATCTTTTTGCTTACCGTATTCTTGATTCGGAAGCATTGGCTGAGGAGCTGATGCAGGAAATCATGTTGAAGATATGGATGATGGGGGATGAGCTGCTCCGGATAGAACATGTTGGTAATTACCTGCGTGTCATGTGCAGAAACCGTTGTTACAACCAATTGCGGCAGTTAAGACGTGAAGCCGGTAAAAATAAAATGGCAGCGGCAGACTGGCAGGAAGGGAGCAATGAAACCGAAGAAAGTATCTTCTTAAACGATGCCAGGAACCTGCTGGAAGAGGCTATTGCCAGGTTACCTGCACAGCAGCGTGAGGTATATAACCTGTGCCAGATCCAGGGTCTTAAATACGAAGAAGCTGCCAGTAAGCTCAATATTTCTGTTTTAACTGTACAATCTTACATGAAAATCGCCCTGCGCTCCGTACGGAACACCATGCGCAATACCATGCGAAACTACACCGGGATCACAGTCATACTGACCATCTTAAAACTCTTTTAA
- a CDS encoding TetR/AcrR family transcriptional regulator: MDKNQIREAYKLYLLEHGKKPVSVFAFCKTLDLPESTFYDYYASFEAIEKDIWLAIFQDTVNQLQEDETYQQYAAQEKLLAFYFLWVQKLKENRSYILQLHSRSAFPTLHREKLELFRRAFLVYAGNLVKEGYLSNEIKERKYVSDKYVHGFWLQALFVLKYWIDDTSEGFEMTDAAIEKAVALSFQLISSNTIDSLLDFGKFIFTRK, from the coding sequence ATGGACAAAAATCAGATCCGCGAAGCCTATAAATTATACCTGCTGGAACATGGTAAAAAACCTGTTTCCGTTTTTGCATTCTGCAAAACACTGGACCTTCCGGAATCCACTTTCTATGACTATTATGCTTCCTTTGAAGCCATAGAAAAAGATATCTGGTTAGCTATTTTCCAGGACACTGTAAATCAGTTGCAGGAAGATGAAACCTATCAGCAATATGCTGCACAGGAAAAGCTGCTGGCCTTCTATTTTTTATGGGTACAAAAGCTGAAGGAAAACAGGAGCTATATCCTGCAGCTGCATAGCAGGTCTGCTTTCCCCACCCTGCACCGCGAGAAACTGGAACTGTTTCGCCGGGCCTTCCTGGTATATGCCGGCAACCTGGTCAAAGAAGGTTATCTGTCTAACGAGATCAAGGAGCGCAAGTATGTATCTGACAAATACGTACACGGCTTCTGGCTGCAGGCGCTTTTTGTGCTCAAATACTGGATTGATGATACCAGCGAAGGTTTTGAAATGACAGATGCCGCCATTGAAAAAGCAGTAGCGCTCAGTTTTCAGCTTATCAGTTCCAATACGATAGACAGCTTGCTGGATTTCGGGAAGTTCATTTTTACCAGAAAATAA
- a CDS encoding OmpA/MotB family protein yields the protein MKLKHLLFVVPFSMVLFSCVSTKKFKASEARYAQLNGNYSDLQGKLRDCEQNGRDAKNSYEARIKSLLEQMEALKGNNSQMLNQLKDLSVISNSQAESIKKSLDNIGAKDAYIQNLQSAIARKDSLNMALVMNLKGAIGNLDDQDINIKVEKGVVYIDISDKLLFKSGSYNITDRASEVLGKVAKVLNNQPDIEFMVEGHTDSNPYKSGVLLDNWDLSVKRATAITRVLQNQYGIAPARITAAGRSEYIPVASNDTPEGRAANRRTRIVILPQLDQFFKLLETK from the coding sequence ATGAAACTTAAGCATTTATTATTTGTCGTGCCATTTTCTATGGTATTGTTTTCCTGCGTAAGTACGAAGAAGTTTAAGGCATCTGAAGCCAGATATGCCCAGCTGAACGGTAATTACTCGGATTTACAAGGCAAGTTGCGGGATTGCGAACAGAATGGAAGAGATGCTAAAAACTCTTATGAAGCACGTATCAAATCATTATTAGAGCAGATGGAAGCACTGAAGGGCAACAACAGTCAGATGCTCAATCAGCTGAAAGACCTTTCTGTGATCTCCAACTCACAGGCAGAAAGTATCAAGAAATCACTGGATAATATCGGCGCCAAGGATGCCTACATCCAGAACCTGCAATCAGCGATTGCCCGGAAAGATTCCCTGAATATGGCCCTGGTAATGAACCTGAAGGGTGCTATCGGTAACCTGGACGATCAGGATATCAACATCAAGGTAGAAAAGGGAGTGGTGTATATCGACATTTCCGACAAACTGCTGTTTAAAAGCGGTAGCTACAACATCACCGACCGCGCCAGTGAAGTATTGGGTAAGGTGGCCAAGGTGTTGAATAACCAACCGGATATTGAATTCATGGTAGAAGGTCATACCGACTCCAATCCTTACAAATCCGGCGTATTGCTGGACAACTGGGATCTGAGTGTAAAACGTGCTACTGCCATTACCCGGGTATTACAAAACCAGTATGGTATTGCTCCCGCCCGTATTACCGCTGCGGGTAGAAGTGAATACATCCCGGTAGCGAGCAATGATACACCGGAAGGCCGTGCAGCCAACCGTCGTACCCGCATTGTGATCCTTCCTCAGCTTGACCAGTTCTTCAAGTTGCTGGAAACAAAATAG
- a CDS encoding RagB/SusD family nutrient uptake outer membrane protein, with protein sequence MKHILSIFMLLALLATGCTKNYLNITPDGRTTLDDIFKDEKRTEAYLNRVYGQMPSYFWKYGFFDFLAPFSDEAYAYSGAVMGWSAGVLNSGGNPLHTHQERGKGAYHYGTFWAGIRDANMFLENVATANIPSAGNRARFRGEAQMLRAFYFWELIKEYGPMPIVTAPFTNDFDYTSLKRPTFQECVDFIVKECDEVIANDNIPVRITIEAERGRFTKAVAYAVKSQALLYNASPLWNSGNDKSKWEAASLAAQSAINALTTQGYTLVDNYGDYFLSKTDISSSPRDKETIYEIFEPQIDPVFSIINSIPSKPGMFKVGATPTQELVDSYDMQATGEPIITGYQDADHTQPILNPASGYNPAQPYEGRDPRFYATVWYNGAVYDNIGGSPHIMETYVGGTDQLLKAPIGWAFTRTGYYLRKFIDPRLQSGQPEDTRFKKYRLAELYLNLAEAENEAHGPTNIAREAVRKIRARVNMPDFPANLSQQQFQERVRKERRVELAFEEHRFWDVRRWKILNQTDKLVTGMEIIKQPDNSFTYSRFVTERRNAWSDKFLILPIPIKETAIIPDFNLNQNPGW encoded by the coding sequence ATGAAACATATTTTAAGCATTTTTATGTTGCTTGCCTTACTGGCAACAGGCTGTACTAAAAATTACCTGAACATCACACCCGATGGCAGGACCACACTCGATGATATATTTAAAGATGAGAAACGCACCGAGGCATACCTGAACAGGGTATACGGACAGATGCCCAGCTACTTCTGGAAATACGGCTTTTTTGATTTTCTGGCTCCTTTTTCTGACGAAGCTTATGCTTACAGCGGGGCAGTAATGGGTTGGTCAGCCGGGGTGCTGAATTCCGGTGGTAACCCTTTACATACCCACCAGGAGCGAGGTAAAGGTGCTTATCATTATGGCACCTTCTGGGCCGGAATCCGGGATGCCAATATGTTCCTTGAAAATGTAGCAACGGCCAATATCCCAAGCGCCGGCAACCGGGCACGTTTTCGGGGTGAAGCCCAAATGTTAAGGGCTTTTTATTTCTGGGAACTCATAAAAGAATATGGCCCAATGCCGATAGTGACTGCTCCATTTACCAATGATTTTGATTATACTTCCCTGAAGCGTCCTACCTTCCAGGAATGTGTTGATTTCATTGTGAAAGAATGCGATGAAGTCATTGCCAACGACAATATACCTGTACGTATCACGATAGAAGCGGAGCGCGGACGATTTACCAAGGCGGTTGCCTATGCTGTAAAATCTCAGGCATTGCTGTACAATGCGAGCCCTTTATGGAATAGCGGTAACGACAAAAGTAAATGGGAAGCAGCATCGCTGGCCGCTCAAAGTGCCATCAATGCGCTGACTACGCAAGGTTATACTTTGGTGGATAATTATGGGGATTACTTTTTAAGTAAAACTGACATCAGTAGTTCACCGAGAGATAAAGAAACTATTTATGAAATATTTGAACCCCAGATAGATCCGGTATTCAGCATCATCAACAGTATACCCAGTAAGCCGGGAATGTTTAAAGTAGGGGCCACCCCTACGCAGGAACTGGTAGACAGTTACGACATGCAGGCTACAGGCGAACCCATCATTACAGGTTATCAGGATGCTGATCATACCCAACCGATCCTCAATCCGGCATCCGGATATAATCCTGCACAGCCCTATGAGGGACGCGATCCCAGATTTTACGCAACGGTATGGTACAATGGTGCTGTGTATGATAACATAGGAGGAAGTCCACATATCATGGAAACCTATGTAGGGGGGACCGATCAGCTATTGAAAGCACCTATAGGCTGGGCATTTACCCGGACCGGTTACTATTTGCGTAAATTCATTGACCCCCGTTTGCAATCTGGCCAGCCAGAAGATACCCGCTTTAAAAAATACCGTTTGGCAGAGCTTTACCTTAACCTTGCCGAAGCTGAAAATGAAGCTCATGGGCCAACAAATATCGCCCGGGAGGCCGTGAGGAAAATAAGGGCCAGAGTGAATATGCCTGATTTTCCGGCTAACTTATCACAGCAGCAGTTTCAGGAGCGTGTCCGTAAAGAACGCAGGGTAGAACTGGCTTTTGAAGAGCATCGCTTCTGGGATGTACGCAGATGGAAAATACTAAACCAGACGGATAAACTGGTGACCGGTATGGAAATCATCAAACAACCCGACAATAGCTTTACCTATTCACGTTTCGTAACCGAGCGCAGAAATGCATGGAGTGATAAATTCCTGATCTTACCGATACCGATTAAGGAAACTGCCATCATTCCGGATTTTAATCTCAACCAGAATCCCGGTTGGTAA